From Epinephelus lanceolatus isolate andai-2023 chromosome 5, ASM4190304v1, whole genome shotgun sequence, the proteins below share one genomic window:
- the b3gnt9 gene encoding UDP-GlcNAc:betaGal beta-1,3-N-acetylglucosaminyltransferase 9: MLRKMVTLRRILHVKGDVMCTMLLLALFCLLLYARQVVISSGWDKPMWKLEVHGSTSSSRTLLGASRAKVGQESSGKIPPSPSVPQLPSCKVQSKSKPPQSKSKPPQPKSKPQVKSKGKPKSRRKNAVPTKAAGKQLPTMPPFDFEGYLREKDNRNFKLLIDQPDKCNSGGAEEEGGGGGGSEGSTTAPYMLIAVKSIPADFDKRQVVRRTWGKEGLFQNGVSIRTVFLLGVPRNRTALPLWDRLLTYESQTFRDILLWDFEDTFFNLTLKETHFLEWVNSSCPHVKFIFKGDADVYVNVENILEMLQGQKPDKDLFVGDIIIHAKPIRRRSSKYYVPEFVYGGGLYPNYAGGGGFVMSGHTARRLSSACQQVELFPIDDVFLGMCLQLIGVKPSRHQGFRTFGIPRPSAAPHLQTFDPCFYRELMVVHSLSVPQIWLMWNLLHDPKLTCHNRTSPTSWPFKWKDKVGEMGGEETDYGEKQVFVTH; this comes from the exons ATGCTGAGAAAGATGGTGACACTGAGGAGGATCCTCCATGTGAAGGGAGATGTGATGTGTACAATGCTGCTGCTGGCGCTGTTCTGTCTGCTGCTCTATGCCCGCCAG GTGGTGATCTCCTCTGGGTGGGACAAGCCTATGTGGAAGCTGGAAGTCCATGGCTCTACCAGCTCTAGCAGGACCTTGCTGGGTGCCAGCAGGGCCAAAGTAGGCCAGGAGTCTTCAGGG AAGATCCCACCCAGTCCTTCAGTGCCACAGCTTCCCTCCTGCAAGGTCCAGTCCAAGTCCAAACCTCCTCAGTCCAAGTCCAAACCTCCTCAGCCCAAGTCCAAACCTCAGGTCAAATCAAAGGGGAAACCCAAGTCGCGACGGAAAAATGCTGTGCCGACTAAGGCAGCTGGCAAGCAGCTGCCCACGATGCCACCATTTGACTTTGAGGGCTATCTGAGAGAAAAGGACAACAGAAACTTCAAGCTGCTCATCGACCAGCCAGATAAATGTAACtctggaggagcagaggaagaaggaggtggaggaggaggaagtgaaggGTCTACTACTGCTCCCTACATGCTCATTGCAGTGAAATCCATCCCTGCAGATTTTGATAAACGTCAG GTGGTACGTCGGACCTGGGGTAAAGAGGGACTTTTCCAAAATGGTGTGTCCATCCGCACTGTTTTCCTGCTGGGGGTTCCCAGGAATCGGACTGCTCTGCCTCTGTGGGATCGGCTCCTGACCTACGAGAGTCAAACCTTTAGGGACATCCTGCTCTGGGACTTTGAAGACACCTTCTTCAACCTGACGCTAAAGGAGACACACTTTCTGGAATGGGTTAACAGCAGCTGTCCTCATGTCAA ATTCATCTTCAAGGGTGACGCTGATGTGTATGTTAATGTGGAGAATATACTGGAGATGCTACAAGGCCAGAAACCAGACAAGGATCTGTTTGTTGGCGATATTATTATCCATGCTAAACCCATTCGCCGGCGCAGTTCCAAATACTATGTGCCAGAGTTTGTTTATGGAGGGGGTTTGTACCCAAATTACGCTGGAGGAGGAGGGTTTGTCATGTCGGGACATACAGCTCGGAGACTTAGCTCTGCCTGTCAACAG gTGGAGCTGTTCCCCATTGATGATGTCTTTCTGGGAATGTGCCTCCAGCTGATTGGTGTCAAACCATCACGCCACCAGGGCTTTCGGACCTTCGGAATTCCCCGACCATCTGCAGCGCCCCACCTTCAGACGTTTGATCCCTGTTTTTACAGGGAACTCATGGTTGTTCACAGCCTCAGTGTTCCTCAGATCTGGCTTATGTGGAACCTCCTGCATGACCCCAAACTGACCTGTCACAATAGGACCAGCCCAACATCCTGGCCCTTTAAGTGGAAGGATAAGGTGGGAGAAATGGGGGGAGAAGAGACAGACTATGGTGAGAAGCAGGTGTTTGTCACGCACTAG
- the LOC117262884 gene encoding histone H3 gives MARTKQTARKSTGGKAPRKQLATKAARKSAPATGGVKKPHRYRPGTVALREIRRYQKSTELLIRKLPFQRLVREIAQDFKTDLRFQSSAVMALQESSEAYLVGLFEDTNLCAIHAKRVTIMPKDIQLARRIRGERA, from the coding sequence ATGGCAAGAACCAAGCAGACCGCTCGTAAATCCACCGGAGGCAAAGCCCCGAGGAAGCAGCTGGCCACCAAGGCTGCCCGTAAGAGCGCCCCGGCCACGGGCGGCGTGAAGAAGCCTCACCGTTACAGGCCCGGTACCGTGGCTCTGAGAGAGATCCGTCGCTACCAGAAATCCACGGAGCTGCTGATCCGCAAGCTGCCCTTTCAGCGCCTGGTCCGAGAAATCGCTCAGGACTTCAAGACCGACCTGCGCTTCCAGAGCTCCGCTGTCATGGCTCTGCAGGAGTCCAGTGAGGCTTACCTGGTGGGCCTGTTTGAGGACACCAACCTGTGCGCCATCCACGCCAAGAGAGTCACCATCATGCCCAAAGACATCCAGCTGGCTCGTCGCATCCGCGGAGAGAGAGCTTaa
- the LOC117262892 gene encoding histone H2A-like — translation MSGRGKTGGKARAKAKSRSSRAGLQFPVGRVHRLLRKGNYAQRVGAGAPVYLAAVLEYLTAEILELAGNAARDNKKTRIIPRHLQLAVRNDEELNKLLGGVTIAQGGVLPNIQAVLLPKKTEKAAKSK, via the coding sequence atgagtggccGCGGAAAAACCGGTGGTAAAGCCAGAGCCAAGGCAAAGTCCCGCTCCTCCCGTGCTGGGCTCCAGTTCCCAGTCGGCCGTGTTCACAGGCTGCTGCGCAAAGGAAACTATGCGCAGCGTGTCGGTGCCGGCGCCCCCGTCTACCTGGCGGCTGTGCTGGAGTACCTGACCGCTGAGATCCTGGAGTTGGCTGGAAACGCTGCCCGAGACAACAAAAAGACCCGTATCATCCCTCGTCATCTGCAGCTGGCTGTCCGCAACGACGAGGAGCTCAACAAgctgctgggcggagtgacCATCGCTCAGGGCGGCGTGCTGCCCAACATCCAGGCTGTTCTGCTGCCCAAGAAGACCGAGAAGGCCGCCAAGTCCAAGTAA